In one Ictalurus furcatus strain D&B chromosome 10, Billie_1.0, whole genome shotgun sequence genomic region, the following are encoded:
- the si:ch211-1a19.3 gene encoding uncharacterized protein si:ch211-1a19.3 isoform X1, protein MAASKSSHTVRNIIFALLTLWSIISLIIIVVWATSPDLKGASECNTNLKTLKEKFAKEKDVWTKDRHALEELVGQGRLNQSLLLTRIDQLKEQLQFLNQSLESCQQQNDMLNDNITRLKDEIELHKAIEANLTANITQQQDTIELLQHNLTQTAFELGMCTDLRKAALNLQTAAEKQTQGCQSSKQFLQKQLEKCKSLPQTSSQNDGPPGPRSGAVLVGLLCISFLLVP, encoded by the exons ATGGCTGCCTCTAAATCGTCACACACGGTGCGCAACATTATCTTCGCTTTGCTGACACTTTGGTCGATCATTTCACTCATCATCATTGTGGTATGGGCCACCTCGCCCGACTTGAAGGGGGCCAGCGAGTGCAACACCAACCTGAAGACCCTCAAGGAAAAGTTTGCCAAGGAAAAAGACGTATGGACCAAAGACCGGCATGCGTTGGAAGAACTGGTGGGGCAGGGCCGCCTCAACCAGAGCCTGTTGCTGACTCGCATAGACCAGCTGAAAGAACAACTGCAATTCCTCAATCAGTCCCTGGAATCTTGTCAGCAGCAAAAT gacaTGCTGAACGACAACATCACTAGGCTAAAGGATGAGATCGAGCTGCATAAAGCCATTGAGGCCAACCTTACTGCAAATATCACACAGCAGCAAG ACACGATCGAACTACTGCAGCATAATCTGACCCAGACGGCCTTCGAGCTGGGGATGTGCACAGACTTGCGGAAGGCCGCTCTGAATCTTCAAACTGCAGCCGAGAAGCAAACCCAGGGCTGCCAGTCCAGCAAGCAGTTCTTACAGAAGCAACT AGAAAAGTGCAAAAGCCTGCCCCAAACTTCATCCCAAAATGATGGACCTCCTGGACCAAGAAGTGGTGCTGTCCTGGTCGGGCTTTTGTGCATCAGCTTTCTTTTAGTACCAT aG
- the si:ch211-1a19.3 gene encoding uncharacterized protein si:ch211-1a19.3 isoform X2 → MVHDMCFEEEKSHCSSHTAAQKLRRKTCERAKRKSPRVRATSRERKWKCMWDMLNDNITRLKDEIELHKAIEANLTANITQQQDTIELLQHNLTQTAFELGMCTDLRKAALNLQTAAEKQTQGCQSSKQFLQKQLEKCKSLPQTSSQNDGPPGPRSGAVLVGLLCISFLLVP, encoded by the exons GAAGAGAAGTCACATTGCAGCAGTCACACAGCTGCTCAGAAATTGAGACGGAAAACATGTGAGAGGGCGAAGCGAAAAAGCCCGAGAGTGAGAGCTACATCGAGGGAAAGGAAGTGGAAATGCATGTGG gacaTGCTGAACGACAACATCACTAGGCTAAAGGATGAGATCGAGCTGCATAAAGCCATTGAGGCCAACCTTACTGCAAATATCACACAGCAGCAAG ACACGATCGAACTACTGCAGCATAATCTGACCCAGACGGCCTTCGAGCTGGGGATGTGCACAGACTTGCGGAAGGCCGCTCTGAATCTTCAAACTGCAGCCGAGAAGCAAACCCAGGGCTGCCAGTCCAGCAAGCAGTTCTTACAGAAGCAACT AGAAAAGTGCAAAAGCCTGCCCCAAACTTCATCCCAAAATGATGGACCTCCTGGACCAAGAAGTGGTGCTGTCCTGGTCGGGCTTTTGTGCATCAGCTTTCTTTTAGTACCAT aG